In a genomic window of Procambarus clarkii isolate CNS0578487 chromosome 12, FALCON_Pclarkii_2.0, whole genome shotgun sequence:
- the LOC123772954 gene encoding proteoglycan 4-like — translation MVVSVFGSIEFSFHVVNSVTGLPATAAQDFRQQRPKTAVNSGPRLPATAAQDFRQQRPKTSVNSGPRLPPTAAQDFRQQRPKTSVNSGPRLPSTAAQDCRQQRPKTSANSGPRLPSTAAQDFRQQRLKTPTNSSRRLPPTAPKDSHQQLPKTPTNSSQRHPPTAPKDSRQQLPKTPTNSSQRLPPTAPKDTHQQLPKTPTNSSQRHPPTAPEDSHQQLPKTPTNSSQRLPPTAPKDSHQQLPKTPTNSSQILPPTAPKDSHQQLPNTPTNSSQILPPTAPKYSHQQLPKTPTNSSQRLPPTAPKDTHQQLPKTPTNSSRRLPPTAPKYSHQQLPKTPTNSSQRLPPTAPKDSHQQLPKTPTNSSQRLPPTAPKDTSQQLPNTHSNSSQRLPPTAPKDSHQQLPKTPTNSSQRLPPTAPKDTHQQLPKTPTNSSQILPPTAPEDSHQQLPNTPSNSSQRLPPTAPKDSHQQLPKTPTNSSQRHQPTAPKYSLQQLPKTPTNSSQRLPPTAPKDSHQQLPKTPTNSSQRHPPTAPEDSHQQLPNTPTNSSRRLPPTAPKDTHQQLPKTPTNSSRRLPPTAPEDSHQQLPKTPTNSSRRLPPTAPKDYHQQLPKTPTNSSRRLPPTAPEDSHQQLPKTPTNSSRRLPPTAPEDSHQQLPKTPTNSSRRLPPTAPKDSHQQLPKTHSNSSQRHPPTAPKDTLQQLPKTHSNSSQRHQPTAPKDTSQQLPKTPSNSSQRLPPTAPKDSHQQLPKTPTNSSQRLPPTAPKDSRQQLPKTPSNSSQRLPPTAPKDTSQQLPKTPSNSSQRLPPTAPKDSHQQLPKTPTNSSQRLPPTAPKDSLQQLPKTPSNSSQRLPPTAPKDTSQQLPKTPSNSSQRLPPTAPKDSHQQLPKTPTNSSQRLPPTAPKDSLQQLPKTPSNSSQRLPPTAPKDTSQQLPKTPSNSSQRLPPTAPKDSHQQLPKTPTNSSQRLPPTAPKDSRQQLPKTPANSSRRLPPTAPKDSRQQLPKTPTNSSRRLPPTAPKDSRQQLPKTPSNSSQRLPPTAPEDSLQQLPKTPTNSSRRLPPTAPKDSHQQLPKTPANSSRRLPPTAPKDSHQQLPKTPTNSSQRLCQQLPKTPSNSSQRLPPTAPEDSRQQLPKTPTNSSRRLPPTAPKDSHQQLPKTPTNSSRRLPPTAPKDSHQQLPKTPANSSRRLSPTAPKDSHQQLPKTPTNSSQRLPPTAPEDSLQQLPKTPTNSSRRLPPTAPKDSHQQLPKTPANSSQRHQPTLLTKIPYIAVLRSVNTRPGDTAKGPDVFTDLRRPQVCKYETWGHCQGSGRIYRPEGPQVCKYETWGHCQGSGRICRPEASSGL, via the coding sequence ATGGTCGTCTCAGTGTTTGGTTCAATTGAGTTTTCCTTTCACGTAGTCAACAGCGTCACAGGACTGCCGGCAACAGCGGCCCAAGACTTCCGCCAACAGCGGCCCAAGACTGCCGTCAACAGCGGCCCAAGACTGCCGGCAACAGCGGCCCAAGACTTCCGCCAACAGCGGCCCAAGACTTCCGTCAACAGCGGCCCAAGACTTCCGCCAACAGCGGCCCAAGACTTCCGTCAACAGCGGCCCAAGACTTCCGTCAACAGCGGCCCAAGACTGCCGTCAACAGCGGCCCAAGACTGCCGTCAACAGCGGCCCAAGACTTCTGCCAACAGCGGCCCAAGACTTCCGTCAACAGCGGCCCAAGACTTCCGCCAACAGCGTCTGAAGACTCCCACCAACAGCTCCCGAAGACTCCCACCAACAGCTCCCAAAGACTCCCACCAACAGCTCCCGAAGACTCCCACCAACAGCTCCCAAAGACACCCACCAACAGCTCCCAAAGACTCCCGCCAACAGCTCCCAAAGACTCCCACCAACAGCTCCCAAAGACTCCCACCAACAGCTCCCAAAGACACCCACCAACAGCTCCCGAAGACTCCCACCAACAGCTCCCAAAGACACCCACCAACAGCTCCCGAAGACTCCCACCAACAGCTCCCAAAGACACCCACCAACAGCTCCCAAAGACTCCCACCAACAGCTCCCAAAGACTCCCACCAACAGCTCCCAAAGACTCCCACCAACAGCTCCCAAATACTCCCACCAACAGCTCCCAAAGACTCCCACCAACAGCTCCCAAATACTCCCACCAACAGCTCCCAAATACTCCCACCAACAGCTCCCAAATACTCCCACCAACAGCTCCCAAAGACTCCCACCAACAGCTCCCAAAGACTCCCACCAACAGCTCCCAAAGACACCCACCAACAGCTCCCGAAGACTCCCACCAACAGCTCCCGAAGACTCCCACCAACAGCTCCCAAATACTCCCACCAACAGCTCCCAAAGACACCCACCAACAGCTCCCAAAGACTCCCACCAACAGCTCCCAAAGACTCCCACCAACAGCTCCCAAAGACTCCCACCAACAGCTCCCAAAGACTCCCACCAACAGCTCCCAAAGACACCAGCCAACAGCTCCCAAATACTCACTCCAACAGCTCCCAAAGACTCCCACCAACAGCTCCCAAAGACTCCCACCAACAGCTCCCAAAGACTCCCACCAACAGCTCCCAAAGACTCCCACCAACAGCTCCCAAAGACACCCACCAACAGCTCCCGAAGACTCCCACCAACAGCTCCCAAATACTCCCACCAACAGCTCCCGAAGACTCCCACCAACAGCTCCCAAATACTCCCTCCAACAGCTCCCAAAGACTCCCACCAACAGCTCCCAAAGACTCCCACCAACAGCTCCCAAAGACTCCCACCAACAGCTCCCAAAGACACCAGCCAACAGCTCCCAAATACTCACTCCAACAGCTCCCAAAGACTCCCACCAACAGCTCCCAAAGACTCCCACCAACAGCTCCCAAAGACTCCCACCAACAGCTCCCAAAGACTCCCACCAACAGCTCCCAAAGACACCCACCAACAGCTCCCGAAGACTCCCACCAACAGCTCCCAAATACTCCCACCAACAGCTCCCGAAGACTCCCACCAACAGCTCCCAAAGACACCCACCAACAGCTCCCGAAGACACCCACCAACAGCTCCCGAAGACTCCCACCAACAGCTCCCGAAGACTCCCACCAACAGCTCCCAAAGACACCCACCAACAGCTCCCGAAGACTCCCACCAACAGCTCCCAAAGACTACCACCAACAGCTCCCAAAGACTCCCACCAACAGCTCCCGAAGACTCCCACCAACAGCTCCCGAAGACTCCCACCAACAGCTCCCGAAGACACCCACCAACAGCTCCCGAAGACTCCCACCAACAGCTCCCGAAGACTCCCACCAACAGCTCCCAAAGACACCCACCAACAGCTCCCGAAGACTCCCACCAACAGCTCCCAAAGACTCCCACCAACAGCTCCCAAAGACTCACTCCAACAGCTCCCAAAGACACCCACCAACAGCTCCCAAAGACACCCTCCAACAGCTCCCAAAGACTCACTCCAACAGCTCCCAAAGACACCAGCCAACAGCTCCCAAAGACACCAGCCAACAGCTCCCAAAGACTCCCTCCAACAGCTCCCAAAGACTCCCACCAACAGCTCCCAAAGACTCCCACCAACAGCTCCCAAAGACTCCCACCAACAGCTCCCAAAGACTCCCACCAACAGCTCCCAAAGACTCCCGCCAACAGCTCCCAAAGACTCCCTCCAACAGCTCCCAAAGACTCCCTCCAACAGCTCCCAAAGACACCAGCCAACAGCTCCCAAAGACTCCCTCCAACAGCTCCCAAAGACTCCCACCAACAGCTCCCAAAGACTCCCACCAACAGCTCCCAAAGACTCCCACCAACAGCTCCCAAAGACTCCCACCAACAGCTCCCAAAGACTCCCTCCAACAGCTCCCAAAGACTCCCTCCAACAGCTCCCAAAGACTCCCTCCAACAGCTCCCAAAGACACCAGCCAACAGCTCCCAAAGACTCCCTCCAACAGCTCCCAAAGACTCCCACCAACAGCTCCCAAAGACTCCCACCAACAGCTCCCAAAGACTCCCACCAACAGCTCCCAAAGACTCCCACCAACAGCTCCCAAAGACTCCCTCCAACAGCTCCCAAAGACTCCCTCCAACAGCTCCCAAAGACTCCCTCCAACAGCTCCCAAAGACACCAGCCAACAGCTCCCAAAGACTCCCTCCAACAGCTCCCAAAGACTCCCACCAACAGCTCCCAAAGACTCCCACCAACAGCTCCCAAAGACTCCCACCAACAGCTCCCAAAGACTCCCACCAACAGCTCCCAAAGACTCCCGCCAACAGCTCCCAAAGACTCCCGCCAACAGCTCCCGAAGACTCCCTCCAACAGCTCCCAAAGACTCCCGCCAACAGCTCCCGAAGACTCCCACCAACAGCTCCCGAAGACTCCCACCAACAGCTCCCAAAGACTCCCGCCAACAGCTCCCGAAGACTCCCTCCAACAGCTCCCAAAGACTCCCGCCAACAGCTCCCGAAGACTCCCTCCAACAGCTCCCAAAGACTCCCACCAACAGCTCCCGAAGACTCCCTCCAACAGCTCCCAAAGACTCCCACCAACAGCTCCCAAAGACTCCCGCCAACAGCTCCCGAAGACTCCCTCCAACAGCTCCCAAAGACTCCCACCAACAGCTCCCAAAGACTCCCACCAACAGCTCCCAAAGACTCTGCCAACAGCTCCCGAAGACTCCCTCCAACAGCTCCCAAAGACTCCCACCAACAGCTCCCGAAGACTCCCGCCAACAGCTCCCAAAGACTCCCACCAACAGCTCCCGAAGACTCCCTCCAACAGCTCCCAAAGACTCCCACCAACAGCTCCCAAAGACTCCCACCAACAGCTCCCGAAGACTCCCTCCAACAGCTCCCAAAGACTCCCACCAACAGCTCCCAAAGACTCCCGCCAACAGCTCCCGAAGACTTTCTCCAACAGCTCCCAAAGACTCCCACCAACAGCTCCCAAAGACTCCCACCAACAGCTCCCAAAGACTCCCGCCAACAGCTCCCGAAGACTCCCTCCAACAGCTCCCAAAGACTCCCACCAACAGCTCCCGAAGACTCCCGCCAACAGCTCCCAAAGACTCCCACCAACAGCTCCCGAAGACTCCCGCCAACAGCTCCCAAAGACACCAGCCAACATTGCTAACTAAGATACCTTACATAGCTGTCCTCAGGTCTGTAAATACGAGACCTGGGGACACTGCCAAGGGTCCGGACGTATTTACA
- the LOC138363949 gene encoding cuticle protein 16.5-like: MGANPRYEVTYPRPEITYPRPEIAYPRPEITYPRLEITYPRLEITYPRPEITYPRPEITYPRPEITYPRPEITYPRPEIAYPRPEITYPRLEITYPRPEITYPRPEITYARPEITYPRPEITYPRPEITYPRPEITYPGPEDIYPRSKLSAGDSLTS; this comes from the coding sequence ATGGGTGCTAATCCAAGATATGAGGTTACCTATCCAAGACCCGAGATTACCTATCCAAGACCCGAAATCGCCTATCCAAGACCGGAAATCACCTATCCAAGACTCGAAATCACCTATCCAAGGCTCGAGATCACCTATCCAAGACCCGAAATCACCTATCCAAGACCCGAGATCACCTATCCAAGACCCGAAATCACCTATCCAAGACCCGAGATCACTTATCCAAGACCCGAAATCGCCTATCCAAGACCGGAAATCACCTATCCAAGACTCGAAATCACCTATCCAAGACCCGAGATCACCTATCCAAGACCCGAAATCACCTATGCAAGACCCGAAATCACCTATCCAAGACCCGAGATCACCTATCCAAGACCCGAAATCACCTATCCAAGGCCCGAAATCACCTATCCAGGTCCTGAGGACATTTATCCAAGGTCGAAGCTAAGTGCAGGTGATTCTCTAACCAGTTAG